In Rhodothermia bacterium, the sequence AACCAAATGCGGGTTTGACCGTGAGAAGAATGGCTGTTAGGCGTATTCCACACAAAATTGCTATGCACAGCGGGAAAAATTGCCTTACCTTTATGTTTTAGCCACATGCAGTCAATAAATCACATGCGGCTAACGCTTTAATCGGACATTATCACCTTATCGAATAATTATATGGGTAACATTGGATCAACGGAAATCATTGTCATTGCATTGGTGATTTTCATTTTCTTTGGCGCCAAGCGCTTGCCGGAGATTGCTCGTGGACTGGGCAAAGGTATCGGAGAGTTTAAGAAAGCCACTCGTGACATTCAGAACGAGTTGAACGTTCAGGCGGATGACTACCAATACCAGCAACAACAGCAAAACTACAACCAACCACCCCAAATACAACCCCCGCAGCCCCCAACTGGCCAAACCCAGCCCCGTACCTCCTCTGCTCAAACTCCACGAGACAGTGCGTAATTTGTACTTGCACAAACGTTGATACCTATTTCAAACGAGTTTATTCATGTACCGTACCTTTTCTGAAGCGCAACAAGCACTTTTGAAGGGCGAAACCAGTTGTCAAACACTGGTTTTGTCATTTTTAGATGCGATAGCCGCCCAAAATCCAACCTTAAATGCTTTTTTGTCGGTGGACGCTGAGGGTGCACTTCAACAGGCTTTGGCCATTGATGCACAAGTGGCCAAGGGCGAAGTTCCTCCATTAGCGGGTTTAGTGTTGGGGGTGAAAGACGTGATTTGCATCAAAGACCAAAAGGTGACTTGTGCTTCGCGGATGCTGGCGGATTTCACGTCCCTCTATGATGCCACCGCCATAGAGCGCCTACGGGCTGCCGGAGCCATTTTTATTGGCAAGTTGAACTGTGACGAATTTGCGATGGGATCCTCCAACGAAAACTCGTACTTTGGCCCCGTTCGGAATCCGGTTAATCCCGCATACGTCCCCGGTGGTTCTTCGGGCGGCTCGGCGGCGGCGGTGGCTGCGGGGCTTTGCCATGCAGCCTTGGGAACCGATACAGGTGGCTCTATCCGGCAACCAGCGGCCTATTGTGGTGTATTAGGCATCAAACCTACCTATGGTCGGGTTAGCCGCCGAGGATTGGTGGCCTATGCTTCTTCGTTCGACTCGATGGGCGTTTTTGCCCATACTGCCAAGGATGCCGCACGCATTTTGACGGTTATGGCGGGTCACGACGATTGGGACGCCACTTCTGCACCGGTGGAGGTTCCAAATTATGCCCAACTCCTCGATGGCTCGGTGAAAGGGCTGAAAATTGGTTTACCAACCGAATTTTTTGGCGAGGGATTGGATGCGGAAATTGAGCAGTCCATCCGCAACGAGGTAGAGCGGTTGGTGGCGCACGGGGCAACGTTAAAGCCCATTTCTTTACCAAGAACCAAGTTTGGTATTGCTACTTATTATGTTTTGACTACTG encodes:
- the gatA gene encoding Asp-tRNA(Asn)/Glu-tRNA(Gln) amidotransferase subunit GatA; the protein is MYRTFSEAQQALLKGETSCQTLVLSFLDAIAAQNPTLNAFLSVDAEGALQQALAIDAQVAKGEVPPLAGLVLGVKDVICIKDQKVTCASRMLADFTSLYDATAIERLRAAGAIFIGKLNCDEFAMGSSNENSYFGPVRNPVNPAYVPGGSSGGSAAAVAAGLCHAALGTDTGGSIRQPAAYCGVLGIKPTYGRVSRRGLVAYASSFDSMGVFAHTAKDAARILTVMAGHDDWDATSAPVEVPNYAQLLDGSVKGLKIGLPTEFFGEGLDAEIEQSIRNEVERLVAHGATLKPISLPRTKFGIATYYVLTTAEASSNLARYDGVRYGYRADIKAIRAEMKERGDEASLLNRLYAQTRTEGFGNEVKRRIMLGTYVLSAGYYDAYYGKAQQVRRLIRTDFDRAFEEVDVLITPTAPTTAFKLGSQTEDPLTMYLNDIYTVTANLAGIPGISVPIGTHSNGLPIGLQIMGKPFDETALLNTAHHIMGR
- a CDS encoding twin-arginine translocase TatA/TatE family subunit produces the protein MGNIGSTEIIVIALVIFIFFGAKRLPEIARGLGKGIGEFKKATRDIQNELNVQADDYQYQQQQQNYNQPPQIQPPQPPTGQTQPRTSSAQTPRDSA